Sequence from the Cucumis sativus cultivar 9930 chromosome 1, Cucumber_9930_V3, whole genome shotgun sequence genome:
ATATGGATATgtgtaacaaaaaatttattagtatttaAGTTGAAATGCAGAAAATATATGCCTGGAGAATAATTCTAACCCAGTAAGATTTAGAAATAACTGCAATATAAATTACCTTTCTTATTCTTGACATCAATGTATCCttccttttcaattctttccaTAAAATCGTCCCCTAAGCGTTCTTTTATACCTTTTTTCAGATCATAACGTCCCGAAACATTGATAACGAAATCGATATCATGATACTTGGAAGCATATAAAAGCACCACATCACCCCCtgcatttaattaattcacaaTTAAAGcatttatttgaaagaaattgcTTACACTGTCATGTTAGTTACAAATATGGTATAATAGCTGATTTGGGTATTCCACACTCTGTTGTCATCAAAGCATATATGgatttttgatttaaaataggAATTGCACTCAATACCAATGCAACTTCCTTTCAATATCAAACTCGTTTGGTGAAGTttatgatataaaaataaaggtCAAAATctaagtaaaaaaagaagttcaaaccaataaacaaaatgaattctaacaaaagaaattaagaacatATTACTTTTAACATTAATATTTCTAGAATGGATCCTTTTTTATGAGCAccaatagaaaatataataagaataataaaatgcTAAATGCTAACTCTTATAGCACTTTAAATTGCTTTCTTAAGTATTTTTTAGAACTTCAAAAGCACTTGTGTATGTAATAGCCAAACgtcatgaaaaaattaaaaagtttagaagttatctaattaattaaaagcagtTATTTCATAAGTCCAAAAGTTATgccaaatttcaataaaaaatcttaaacaaaaagtttacaaCCCGAAtatattgaaagtttgagGTACTAGGATCCTCCTAATCTTAAGTTACACTCAAGCCCTAATTCAAACTCCAAAATAGTGCCTATCTTCCCTATTCTCCTTATCTCTATTCATAACCAACTCCCCTATCTAGTTATTAATATACCCTTTATATCCACCTAACACCCTAATACCATCCCTGTTAGAAACATGATAGCGAACAATCGACCAAATCTAATCAGGGTCCCCTTCCACCCCTCTGAATATCCTACTCTCTCACAAGACCTATAAGATCGAGCACACCCAGTAAGCCATAAAAAGGAACCCTTCTCTTCACAAGGAGGATTGAGGAGGAACTGCCTGATCATAGAGATTGTCAAACAATACTGACCCACGGGCTGCTACTTTGTTTGCAACGTGAGCATCCTCTAATGATatggaaatttaaaaaccaaataaagcATCTTCCTAGTACTCTGGCAATGCCTTCATGGCCTTTCCCTCTATTATTTTCGGAGGTTCTggattcaaattattataaaaacacATTCCACCAGATACATGCAAGACAGACCCATCATTCAATTCctagaatacaaaaaaaaaaggtgtaaTCTTCTTCTCAAGGAAATTGAGGGCGGATGCTTTTCAACAGTATACAGTAGATATGATTTCGAATTTAAATATTACCTACAGCTTATTTGGCGCTGAGCAGATAGAAGGAACTACCAACCTTTGCTATGCCCAAGAATTGCACTTATGACACGCCCTGCTGCACGCCAATGTTGGATTATGGCATGCAAGTCATCAGCCTCTCCATGATAGTTACCATATTTAAATGAACCTTCGCTTTCCCTATAAGACAATATTCACAagtaaaaatgtaataatacAAGGGCATACAAAAACCAAGCTCACAAATGAGAGTAATCCCTCTAAAAGAATGGACTCCGGCTACACAAAATAGAACTTAtagaatagttacaaaagaagacaaaagagaAACATGGTATCTAACAAGGAACCAAACCTTAAAACAGTCTCTCTAGCCACTAAACAACCATAAAAAAGGCCCTTTTTCTCTTGAAAGGGTGAATGAAGGACGAAGTCCATGATCATATCTGAGGGAGATGATGGTGatcaatgaaaataatttcatgCGGTCTCAACTCTTGGAAAAGTTGGGCCTTGGTTAACCGTTTGATTCAAACACATAACCCTGATTTAGTTCTTTTGCAGGAAACCAAATTATATAACATTGACTCTTTTATGATTAAGTCCATTTGGAGCTCTTCTTTTATTGGTTGAACAGGTCTTTGATGCAATTGATTCTTCGGGAGGCATTTTGATCCTTTGCCGGGCTCCTGAGGTTATTTGGGGAAAATTCACCGTTTCCATCCATATTACTTTGGCTGATGGTTTCTCTTTATGGATATCGGTGGTTTATGGGCCTTCTGTTCATGGTTTTCATGAGGACTCTTGGAAAGAACTATATGATTTGGCTAATATTGGGCGTGACTCATGGATCATTGGTGGAGAATTCAATGTTACTAGATGTACCTGGGAAAAATCTCATGATCACACTATCTCTTGCAGTATATGCTCAATTTCAACAAATGGATTAATGATTGTCGATTATGATATCCCTTTATGCAAATGGCTCATATACTTGGTCTAATGGAGGAAATCCACAATACTCCTCCTTGCTTGACTGCTTCTTTATTACAGATTCTGTTATTTACAAGCACAGCTCCTCCAAAACTCAACGTCTCGACCGTATTACTTCGCACCATTATCCTTTTGGCTCTTATATCTGGAAATTTTGATTGGGGTCCTTGTCCtttccattttgaaaattcgTGGCTCCAAGTCAAGGACTTTAAACAGTTGGTAAATTCGTGGTAGTCCAATACTCAAATTGCTGGTCACTCGGACCAGACTTAAGATGAAGCTGAAGCAACTTAAGTTTTTTCTTCGTTCTTGGGCTAAAACACTGCAGCTGCTTGCCTCTCAAATTACATCTCTGCATTATGATCTTCACCTCCTGGATAACTTAATGGATCTCGGTTAGCTTTCGAATGACCAAATACCATCAAAATCTAATGCCCAGTGGAGACAACTCATTGTGGCCAAATACTATTACTCTAACTGTGTTTGACCTTTATCTATTCGGGGTTCATCAAAATATCCTTAGAAGTTCATTTTTCAGACTACGGATTTGGTGGCCAGCCACACTCAGCATCATCTTGGTAACGGTACATCAATCCCTTTTTGGAAGCCTCCCTGGCTTAATTATGGTATTCTCTCAAGTGTTTTCCCTCGCCTCTTTCGTTTGGCTCATTTTCTGGATATCAAGGTGGCTGATGTTTGGGTCAAGGATGCTGCTGCTTGGGATTTGCATCTTCCCCGTAATTTCACAGATTCTAAAATTGTTGCATAGATGGCTTTATCACAGCATTTACAATCTGTTTTTATTCTTGAGATTTCTGACTCTTGGATTTGGAACATCGaccttcttcctctttctcgGTCAAATCTCTTATGGATGATTTGGCGAGAAATGATATTAGCCATGCTTTGGATGTCTATTCAACTGTTTGGTTGGATAGTTATCccaagaaaattttcttgtgAGAGCTTAATCATAGTGCTATCAATACTGCTGACCGTCTTCAATGTCATATGCCATACATGGTTCTCTCTTTCTTCGTATTATATAAGTCACACTCATTTTGAAACTGCTGCCCACCTTTTTATTCATTGTACCTTCACTTCCTGTTTTTGGCGATATATTCTTGATGCTTTTGGTTGGTCGGTGGTTCTTTTCCAGAATTTGTTTGATAACCTATCTTCTTTGTTGGTGGCCACCCTTTTATTGGTTCGAAGAAAATCATTTGGTTGGCAATCATTCGGGCTTTCTTTTGTGAGAGCAGAACAAGTGTCTTTTTCATAACGATTCAACTTGTTTTGACCGTTTCCGGGATTTGGTTATTTCTACTGGCTATTGCTTTGTATTGGTGTAAAAATAAACACCCTTTTAAgcttttaagtctttcttaactTGTCTCTCATTGGCATCTTTTCTTGTAATCACCTATGGGTACCTGGGCCTTGACCCCTACTTCATTCAATCAATGAgatgtttcattttcaaaaaaaaaaaaaagaaaaaagaaaaaatcactaGTAACACTTGCCAAATATGCGAGAACCCAAACGTCTTAAAGAAATAATCCACACAATTCTCGCAAACTCCAGCTATGCAAAATAACACCTAGAGAATAAATCCAAATCTTTCTCTGCCTTTCGACAAAGAACACAATAGACCAACAAGGGTAACTTCCACCCAAGCCGACCCATCAAGTTATTGACCATGTGAAACTTCTCAGGTAAAAAACTTCACTTTCCTCGGGATTTTAATCCTCTAGAGCACTGAAAAGAACGACTCACAATAAAGTTCTTTTAAGTACCTTACCAAAAGTTATAAGTGCTAAGCTCCTTTCCTTATAGTTATACCATTGTCCTACACCATTTTATTTAGGCGGTCAAGAAGCattcaaaatgataaaattattgcaGGAAAAATTGTGGAAAACTGACAATAAGTATTTTCTTGAGGAGAAACTGAGCTTTTAAGGTAGGACATGAAAAAGGGGCCCAACGAAATGAGTTCATGCATATACTAGCTAAGCAAGAAAGGACTCCAATCCAAAAGAACAAGACTTAActgataattacaaaaatccTCAGCAACAAGGAGgcaataaattaaatctaatGCCATTATAAACAATACGTGGGAAGAACAGGGAAATATTACATTAAAAGTACACCTGGCTTACCCATTTCCAGAAAAGTCAAAACGAAAGGCACTGATTCCTTCATTTTCTAATGTCTTAGCAAGGTTTACACTTATATCATTTTCCTGACAATAGAAACCATAAGGTGAAGCGACGTAAGAAAGTTGGATCACCGAGCTGTAATCACCAAAGTCAATAGTTTGATGGTAGAAAATTTTGCAAATGACTTACATTAGAAACtacattattttcataaaagcaGAGTCTTACAAATCTACCTATGAATATAAGAACTtcaaagaattcaaattttaaatggaagggagaaaacaaattgaataaCATGGTTCCAAAATTAGCTGAACTTAGAAAACTATATTCTGAGTCCTTAGGCTGACCTTGTTCGAACGAAATCCATGGCACAAAATAACAACTTCTGCTGATCCTGTATCATGAAGTATGCCCACAAGTTTTTCACCGTTTTTGTTGGATACTATAATTTTCTGATCCTGAGCCACTGAGAAGTCCAATTTCTATGTTAGTATTAATATTACATATGCATATAGTTAGAAGCTATGGGTCAACATTCTTGTATTGTTAAAATTGCTTAAGCCTGGTTTTCATTATTAGTTAGTTGTCAATACATTTAACGTGCCATCTGATAAAGGTAGCTCACAAACACCAAAGTGCTGCATTAACTCTTTGATCAAAACAAGTCTAGAACTATAGTTCGCTAGGTTTATGCTCTATTGGTTAGTCATATCTAAGAAGCACGAGCATTTTAGTTTGGTTAGTGTGCCCTTATCTGACGGTGTCAAATACTTGGCCACTTTGACATTTGTTAACACGTATTGAACACTTGTTAGTGTAAAAGACACGCTAGACACTAGTtgtacaaaatcaaaaaagaCTTAACATTTATTAGACATATATCAAACACTTGTTACATATACTAAATAAACACgtgtatgaaaaaaataataaaattcgaTAGCAAAATACGTCAACCTAATTTTTTAACCATACCATATAAATGAATAACtcatcaactttaaatttttgtttttgttaaaaaatgtaatcatGCTCAAAACATGTTCAAATATAGCACTCACAATGCAAAATAATtcacaaatatagaaaatttagaGTTAACTCTCAAAATCTATACAGGTAACAGAAGTCTAGCATCGATagttttttttgctatatttgcaaattaaaacttgattgttagttttaaaagtGCTACTTATTGCAActatcttaaaaataatatatatttaaaaaatgtatatatgcTTTTTACTTAGGTTATGATCATCCAAAGCTTAAATTCATCATTTCATCGCCGTCTCCTCCATgtcaataataaaatgaagatgaattctAAACAGACATGAATGCAATAAAGAAGCAAATCGACGGGGTTTAAAAATGCAATGGAGCCTTTGCTACTATATCATCGAAAAGTAGGAGTGTTTCCTAACCGGGAGTTTGTGCCTCGGAGTGGGCCATCTTTAGGGTTCTTGCGAAGCTTCGACAGCCTATGAATCGAAGCTGCGAGAAAGGAGATGTGATTAGAGGAGAAAATTTACGGAGTCGTGAAATTTTCGCCGGAGGAAAATTACAGATCAGTGTTTCCATTTCTAGACTTGGGATTTGAGGATGAAAGCGAAAGTGACTCACTTGCCTTTGCCGTGGGAGCTTCTCTTCTTTGGTTTTTCCAATGACAATGGCCACACAATTGGAGACAAAAACAGAGGGAAAAAGAACTTCGACTTTTTAcacataaacatatatatatataagtctTCCATTATAAAAAACTGTGggaaaaattagtttttattttattctaaagtttcaaaatgttaccatttctttctatacgaacaaataaaaattgaggATGTTTAGCAAACTCTCGAGCTATAGACTTACTTTTGTGATTAGTctaaagaaaatcaagaaaggACATATAACCAATCAGATCGACTAATAGTATTAGAATGCCTAAGTTGGTGTTACGAACCAagttttattgttaaattcaTAAACAAGGAGAACTACcgtaaataacaaatttattaaaatatttacaaaaattctGACTTTATCAAACATTGATGAATTTGTTGGTATCACTTgtaaaatcaatttgaaactttgttatatttcataaGTTGTTTATTAAAGTTACATGGTTttgtttagaaatatttttcgACTGAGTTagtgtatattttaaatttatttaaaattatcatatattttaaaattacattctctctttaaaattaaaatttttttcagagtaaaatattttaccacATGGCAAACTTTAATTGGAATACCATCTTAATTAGGTACACTTGGGAAATTTTATATAGGGGCACCagacactatataataaacacactaaaaaatgtttaaaaaaatatcttcgTTTTACTGATACTCCAATAACATTCACTATATATGtagcaataaagaaaaaccgacaattttcacattattttttttgtaatataaatatgtgaatttaaaattaaagaataatacatttttcatggAATATTGTTGAGTGGAAGTTTGGATCACtcattttgttgctttttttttttttttttgttaaataacaaagaCTAGGAAATAAGTTAGGGTTATATcttatatgagtttttttttctctttttaaaaagttatcttccttttagaaaataaaattatcttcttttgaaaaatagttgaaatttaggaagaattctaatatctttcttttagaaaatcattaaaatttaggaagaaatttgatatttagggaaagaaatttattgatgttttgaaaagaaatttatcgatattttgaataaaatctaacaatttaggaagaaatttgatatttgaagaaaaaaaatattgatttttggaataaaaactatttcgtaaaaataattgtagcAAATGAGTTGAACTCACAACCAAGAGGTAGAATTTAGGCAAAATgaagctaaatttaatatatattgtaatttaacacttcaaaattaatattgaaatacaaaaaccgATAATGTGAGGGGGACACGTGCCATTGGCCCCTTGATAAATCCGCCCTTGAATATGTTATGACTGTTACGACTGATACGTTATGATTGATATAGTTTTAACTctcaaacacatactatttataaccaaaactaaattatCTACACTCCAAACACAAACGATTGTAATCCAACTATAGTATCCATCCCAAATGCCCTCTAAAGAGTGTATGATTGTAAGATACATAGATAACATATACAGCCACTTATTTCTCAAGTACACTATGCATAGGCatctaatatttataatagtaAGTATTATTATGATTAGCTTTTTATGCTGATCAATATTTCAAGGGAAGTGACAAGAAATGAATCACACATCCAGAGTTTGTGATTAAATTGCATGCAATAAAAGTTGCTTTAGAGGAGATAGAGGATTATCATCATGATCTCATTAGATATTAATTTATGGATGGTACAAGTGGATAAGGAGGTTGTGGAATGACAATTTGGGGGTCGTTAACGACGTCCAATTAAGGGAAAATGTGATGTGGTGGAGGAAGCAGACTAACCATTTGAGAGCCGCCAACATTCAAATCAAGATGATGATGTGGTGGAGGGGGTggaatgaccatttgaggCACCACCGACATCAGATTGTGAAAATTTGTATGGTGGAGGTGGTGGAATGATCATTTGAGGGTCACCAATGTCAGAATCAAGATGGTGGTGTGGTAGAGGGGGTggaatgaccatttgaggGTTGTCAACATCTGAATCAAAATGATGTGGAGGAGGAGGTGTAATTACCATTTGATGAGGTCTGTCAACATCAGAATCAAAATGATATGGTGGAGGGGGTAGAATGACCATTCGAGGAACATCAACATCTGAATCAAAACGATGATGAGGTCGAGGGGGTGGAATGACCATTTGAGACCTGCCAACGTGAAGTTTTCGTGGGATAACCATATGAGGGTCATCAACGTCAGATTGTGGGTCAACATTAAGCAATACTGTAAATACACAAACAAAGAATCATAATACATACATACGAGATATAtactcttatatatataagggAAATATGATATTCATGTTTACCATGACAATGTGACATTGTAGCTACgaataaaatagatataaatagaataagacttctttttgttttttccatcATGATCaatagaaaatggagaatAGAAGATCAATCTTACTTGTGGAAATGGTTCGAAGAAAGGGGTTTATATAGAAACAagaattatagtttaattctAACTTGTAGATAACTTAATAAACTTGAAATAGTTATAGTTATACCAAACAATTTTAATGGGTAACACTCAACAATCTTTCACTTATAtctaaaaacaatcaaatattgttagagattttaattactttttagtACATTAGAGAAATTAAGTTAGcatca
This genomic interval carries:
- the LOC101223189 gene encoding uncharacterized protein LOC101223189 isoform X2; this encodes METLICNFPPAKISRLRKFSPLITSPFSQLRFIGCRSFARTLKMAHSEAQTPVAQDQKIIVSNKNGEKLVGILHDTGSAEVVILCHGFRSNKENDISVNLAKTLENEGISAFRFDFSGNGESEGSFKYGNYHGEADDLHAIIQHWRAAGRVISAILGHSKGGDVVLLYASKYHDIDFVINVSGRYDLKKGIKERLGDDFMERIEKEGYIDVKNKKEYQVTWESLKDRLNTDMHEACLLIDKECRVFTIHGTADEIIPIEDAFEFDKIIPNHKLHTVEGANHCYTSHQTELASIVLNLIKTSLLPH
- the LOC101223189 gene encoding uncharacterized protein LOC101223189 isoform X3, which encodes MAHSEAQTPVAQDQKIIVSNKNGEKLVGILHDTGSAEVVILCHGFRSNKENDISVNLAKTLENEGISAFRFDFSGNGESEGSFKYGNYHGEADDLHAIIQHWRAAGRVISAILGHSKGGDVVLLYASKYHDIDFVINVSGRYDLKKGIKERLGDDFMERIEKEGYIDVKNKKGNVEYQVTWESLKDRLNTDMHEACLLIDKECRVFTIHGTADEIIPIEDAFEFDKIIPNHKLHTVEGANHCYTSHQTELASIVLNLIKTSLLPH
- the LOC101223189 gene encoding uncharacterized protein LOC101223189 isoform X1; the encoded protein is METLICNFPPAKISRLRKFSPLITSPFSQLRFIGCRSFARTLKMAHSEAQTPVAQDQKIIVSNKNGEKLVGILHDTGSAEVVILCHGFRSNKENDISVNLAKTLENEGISAFRFDFSGNGESEGSFKYGNYHGEADDLHAIIQHWRAAGRVISAILGHSKGGDVVLLYASKYHDIDFVINVSGRYDLKKGIKERLGDDFMERIEKEGYIDVKNKKGNVEYQVTWESLKDRLNTDMHEACLLIDKECRVFTIHGTADEIIPIEDAFEFDKIIPNHKLHTVEGANHCYTSHQTELASIVLNLIKTSLLPH
- the LOC101223189 gene encoding uncharacterized protein LOC101223189 isoform X4 — protein: MAHSEAQTPVAQDQKIIVSNKNGEKLVGILHDTGSAEVVILCHGFRSNKENDISVNLAKTLENEGISAFRFDFSGNGESEGSFKYGNYHGEADDLHAIIQHWRAAGRVISAILGHSKGGDVVLLYASKYHDIDFVINVSGRYDLKKGIKERLGDDFMERIEKEGYIDVKNKKEYQVTWESLKDRLNTDMHEACLLIDKECRVFTIHGTADEIIPIEDAFEFDKIIPNHKLHTVEGANHCYTSHQTELASIVLNLIKTSLLPH